In Streptomyces sp. NBC_00569, a single genomic region encodes these proteins:
- a CDS encoding hydrogenase maturation protease, translating into MTEDRRTGARTLVAGVGNIFLGDDGFGVETVRVLATHRLPAHVEVVDIGVRGVHLAYQLLDGYDTLVLVDATARGGDPGTLYRIEVDSPGDIAPQGPVLDGHHMSPDAVLALLETLCSGTGGTPPGRTVVVGCEPASLEEGIGLSAPVAAAVPEAVRVIQQIVQESPAPVLGTAAREAGK; encoded by the coding sequence GTGACCGAGGACCGCAGGACCGGCGCCCGCACGCTCGTCGCCGGCGTGGGGAACATCTTTCTCGGCGACGACGGATTCGGCGTCGAGACGGTGCGCGTACTCGCCACACACCGACTTCCCGCGCACGTCGAGGTCGTGGACATCGGCGTACGGGGTGTGCACCTCGCGTACCAACTGCTCGACGGATACGACACGCTCGTCCTCGTCGACGCCACGGCCCGCGGCGGTGACCCGGGAACGCTCTACCGCATCGAAGTCGACTCGCCCGGTGACATCGCGCCGCAAGGACCCGTGCTCGACGGCCACCACATGTCACCGGACGCGGTCCTGGCCCTGCTGGAGACCCTCTGCTCCGGGACGGGCGGGACACCTCCAGGCCGCACCGTGGTGGTTGGCTGCGAGCCCGCCTCGCTGGAGGAGGGCATCGGTCTGAGCGCCCCGGTGGCCGCCGCAGTTCCCGAAGCCGTACGTGTGATCCAGCAGATCGTCCAGGAGAGCCCGGCGCCCGTGCTCGGGACCGCCGCCCGTGAGGCCGGTAAGTGA
- a CDS encoding DUF6084 family protein — protein sequence MTEFSFSCVGVRADQYAAGPTLVFRLRIDASEQTRVHALALRCQMRIEPARRGYDAEEADGLHDLFGRRARWGSTLQPLQFAQISLMVPSFTGQTEVDLAVPCTYDMDVASTRYFNALSSGDVPLLMLFSGTAFTGDGGFHVEPVPWDREAPYLMPVTVWQEMIDQHFPGAGWVRLPRDTMEDLLEFRSRRALSSWEATVRTLLESAAADALPRTSERLAP from the coding sequence ATGACGGAGTTCTCGTTCTCCTGCGTCGGCGTCCGCGCCGACCAGTACGCCGCAGGCCCCACCCTGGTCTTCCGGCTGCGCATCGACGCTTCCGAGCAGACACGCGTGCACGCGCTCGCCCTGCGCTGCCAGATGCGCATCGAACCGGCCCGACGCGGCTACGACGCCGAAGAGGCCGACGGACTGCATGACCTCTTCGGCCGGCGAGCCCGCTGGGGCAGCACCCTCCAGCCGTTGCAGTTCGCACAGATCTCCCTCATGGTCCCCAGTTTCACCGGGCAGACGGAGGTTGACCTGGCCGTGCCCTGCACGTACGACATGGACGTCGCCTCCACCCGCTACTTCAACGCCCTGTCGAGTGGCGACGTGCCGCTCCTCATGCTCTTCTCCGGGACCGCGTTCACGGGGGACGGAGGCTTCCACGTCGAACCCGTGCCCTGGGACCGCGAGGCCCCGTACCTCATGCCGGTCACGGTGTGGCAGGAGATGATCGACCAGCACTTCCCGGGTGCCGGCTGGGTGAGGCTGCCCCGCGACACCATGGAGGACCTGCTGGAGTTCCGTTCGCGGCGGGCGCTGTCCTCCTGGGAGGCGACGGTGCGCACCCTTCTGGAATCCGCAGCCGCGGACGCTCTGCCCCGGACGAGTGAGAGGTTGGCGCCGTGA
- a CDS encoding DUF5947 family protein, which yields MSTPHTRTSPPASGLRRFTAPRMSRPEVCELCGAPIDDGNHRHMVDTENRALACACTPCAMLFEQSGAGGGRFRTVPDRYLTDPDHGLDQGVWELLQIPVSVAFFFRNASLDRLVALYPSPAGATESELDPSTWQSALGNSRLAELLEPDVEALLLRRVEDRTECYLVPVDICYELVGRMRMLWQGFDGGAEARADLTAFFDHIAQRAVTPEEARRR from the coding sequence ATGAGCACGCCCCACACGCGGACGAGTCCGCCTGCATCGGGGCTGCGGCGGTTCACCGCGCCGCGCATGTCCCGGCCCGAGGTGTGCGAGCTGTGCGGAGCGCCGATCGACGACGGCAACCACCGGCACATGGTCGACACCGAGAACCGCGCCCTCGCCTGCGCCTGCACGCCGTGCGCCATGCTCTTCGAGCAGAGCGGCGCGGGTGGCGGGCGGTTCCGCACCGTCCCGGACCGCTATCTGACAGACCCGGACCACGGACTCGACCAAGGAGTCTGGGAGCTTCTGCAGATCCCGGTCAGCGTCGCGTTCTTCTTCCGCAACGCCTCGCTGGACAGACTGGTCGCGCTCTACCCCAGCCCGGCCGGCGCCACCGAGAGCGAACTCGACCCGTCCACCTGGCAGAGCGCGCTCGGGAACAGCCGCCTCGCCGAACTGCTCGAACCCGACGTGGAAGCTCTGCTTCTGCGCCGGGTCGAGGATCGGACCGAGTGCTATCTCGTGCCGGTCGACATCTGCTACGAACTCGTCGGACGGATGCGCATGTTGTGGCAGGGATTCGACGGCGGGGCGGAGGCCCGCGCCGATCTGACCGCGTTCTTCGACCACATCGCGCAGCGGGCCGTAACACCGGAGGAGGCGCGCCGCCGATGA